The DNA region CTACTTCACTAGGCATAAGTCCGGCCGCTTCTAGACACCCATCTACACATGCCATTGTTCTAGCAACCAAATCTTTAACAGAAAACCCTTGCATTTGTTTAAAGTCTTCTAAGCTTTCATCTAACATATGTTTTCTTTTATGGTTATAATAGGCCTCACGACTGATTTCAAGACTTATATTTATCATCTCAGGTTCTTGTAATAAGGGTGCTAATACTATTTTTGTGGATGTTGTTTTAGATAGCTGTTCCTTTGCATGATTGGCAACTTGTTTCATACGGACCAAAGCCATTTTCTTTTGTTGATTGGATACGCCGTCATCTTTTGACAGGTCAAACAAATCAATATTATGTCCGGTTGTCTCTAGAAAAGCATCATAAACCATATCCATCATCAAACGATCTAAATCATCCCCACCTAAATGGTTATCTCCGTGAGTACTCGTAATTGATATCTCTGGTTCTTCATCTTGTATGGCCTTCAAATTCAGCAGACACGCATCAAAAGTGCCGCCTCCAAAATCATAAACTAAGACATGACTGTTCTTTGTAGCTATTTGCGCATAACTAATAGCAGCAGCGGCAGGTTCAAGTCTTAAGAAAATACTTTCCTCCATGAAGCCCGCAATCATCGCTGCGTAGCGCATCTTGTTTTTTTGCTTGTCTGTAGAATTGGCCGGCACCGTAATGACACACCCACTAAATTCTCCACTGACATGCTTTTCTTCATGAATATAGTCATTTGCTTTAATCTTAATGAAACTCAATATCTGAGCGACAATATCCTCAGGCTTGAAATCATAAGTCGTCTCTTCAATAACCACTTGGATCGGTTGGTCTTTTCCCAATAGTCTTTTTACAGATAGAATCGTACTTTCCGGATATATAATGGCTGATTCTTTTGCTTGGATACCAAATATGCTATTGAGTTTTCCGGGTACTTCCATATCCATTTCAAATTGTACTGCAGTTGGAAATATGAGCTGACCATCGATGGGTATTGTATAAACACTGCCTGCATCATAATCGTAGACACTTACCACAGTGTTGGTTGTTCCAAAGTCAATACCTAAGAATAATCCTTTTTCAAATTCTAATTTTAACGTCCCCATTTTTATCCCTCACAATATTTCCATCGTATCTCTGATGGTTTTTCTAAGCTCTATATGATGCCTCATGATTTTATCCAGACTGTCATCATCTTTCATCATTTGACTCATCTTTATTGTATTGATTACATCAAACCCATTCCATTCGTTTTGTGGTTCAAGGAATTTTAATTGGACAAACTGATGACTCTCCGTTATATCACTTTCCCCGTCTTTAGACGACTCCACAAAGTAATAATCCACATGGTCCATATAAAAAGTAACGATATAACCTATAAAAAGACCAAAGGCCACATGCTTCATTTTAAGCATGTGGTATGTCTCTTGTCCATCCGCTCTATAGTACATAAACACATCCATCTTGGATCTACAATTATATGAAAAAAAAGTACCTTTTCTAAACCGACTTGTTTCCAAGTATGGGATAGCTAAGTTGGCAAACCACGGAAATATTATACCATTCTTTACAGCATTTTTGACAAGATTATTGGAAATTACCTCGTTTTTTTTACCATAGTGATCATAGAGCTTGAGTAAGGCTAATCCTATCGGAAAGGAATGTCTACATTTGTAGATATCTTCTTCATACACTTCAATGAGCCTATGGGTGCCATATGTTTCTTCTATCAAAATACGTGCAGCATAATATCGGTCCATAGCTTCGTACACGACTTGATCATCAAACTTCTCTCGATACATCAAATAAGCTTCATAAATACGTTCATGCTCAAGTCTCGTTATAACACCTTTATAAAGAACACGTTCCATATAGTTTTTTGATGGAACCCCCATGGTTAACATTTGGCTTAGCAAATCCAGCATAGGCCCAAGGCAATCTTCAAATGTTTCTGCCATGGTCTCAAGTATTATAGGATGCTGGATGTTCAACTTGTTCATTCTATAGGCTAAACCATGGGCATAATCACTTTTTTTCTCGCGAAGTCGCTTTAATAACCCAATTAATATTTGTCCATCGTCTCGATGAAGGAGCCGGTTATGCTCTAGCATCATAAGCTCTGTAAAACGCTCTTGGTTAAGTAATACATTTACGTATATTTTATAGTGTACATCTGAAATCAATGTAAATATTGTCTTTAAACCCAGTTGCTGTTCAAGCCATTTAAAATCCAAGCCATCAATTCCGCGTTCCAGTAAGTCTTTAATGATTGTTTTATCCAAGAGCACCAATTGCTTCAGACCTTTGTTTACAATTAATGCTTTTAGCTCCACCCATTGTTGTTTTTCTAAAAGGTATTCTATTTCTTTTAATACAAGCACACGCTCGTCTTCATTCATATCCTCATGAATACATGTAGGTAAAAAATCATAATACAGTCGCCTATACATACCATAATAGCTTTCATTTGGACGTGATTTTTCACCATATTGTTTTAGACAATATGCCATTTCATCATGCGTTAGATTCTGATAGACGGACATCAAAGTCAAATTCTCCACTTCAATATTTAGACGATTAGAATAAGCCGATTTAACATAATAGGTCATTAAATCCTTAATGAAAATATTAGCTTTTAATACTGCAGCATAGATTGCATAGGCTTCTGAATCCATTCTTTTTTCACGAATCAGGATTGTACACAGCAATTTTTGCAGATTTATAGAAAACCGCATTGTGTATAATTTATAGCACAAATTGCTGTCTAATATTTCCGTCTGAAGAACTTGATAATATCTGTTCTCAATTAGATCAATCCATTTATCCGACAACATGTTTTTATTGAGCGCCCATCTGAGCAGGGATCTATAGAACTTTGATGGTCCTAGTGGAATCATCGGTTTTCGATTAAGAAGTACCGTTGCTTCAGCGTAAAGAAAGGGGCTTCTTATACCCTCAAGATATAGCTTTTCAAAATCATGAAAAGTAAGTTGTGTAGGACTTAATAGATGCATACGAAACATTTGCTTCATTGGTGTCATGGGCCAATGCTTTATGATTTCAGTCACATCATCGCCTTTTATCCAACTATAGAGGGTAGAGATTAACTCACTATGGTTTTTAGGGTCAATGTCCTGATAGTATTGCCTATATTTTGATAGTTCTAGGAGCTGATTGTTGACTTCATCCACATCATCTAATTCCATAAATAACATGATATAAAAAAACCTAAGGTTAATATCCGTTAAATGATAGGCTATAGCACGTTTAAGGACCACAATCGTTTTATTTAGAAGATGTCGTTCCTGTTTCAAAAGATAAGAGGTGTATAGCTTATGAATCTCAATTAAAGATTGCCTGAATTCTGCATCAGATGTTATTTTTGCTTCAACATAAAGATCCATAAACTTAGTAAAGGTTAAGGTGCATTCAACCTCTTCATAGCCTTGTTCTGTATGTATTTCCAGTACGATACTTTTCTCAATAACCGGCAAATATCTATTGTAATACCCATACCTTAGTCTGGAAAATACGGAAGTTTTTAATTTGACATCCATATAACCCATTTCTTCAACTGTAATAAAAGGATTTTCAACAACTAAATCTTTATCCCTCGAACTATTTTTAACGGTTATGGGGTAAATTTCATGATTATAAATAAGAATTCTAGCTTTTTCCTGACAGTTATAAGACTTCTTACTCATGACAATCTGATAAGCTTTTTTTTGAGAGCGTGAATGTGCTATAGATATTTTTTCAACCGGTTCTATGTTTTGATCCGGGTATGTTGGTACTTGATTGATTTGTCCTTTAATTATGATTTTCTTTTCTCCACCTTGATACGTGAATAAGATAAATCCTTCAATTGCTTCGCCAATCTCATAGTCATTGGCATCCACTTCATAGGCTAAATCCGTTTTATTCCCTTCAACCCTTTGGTTTTCAATACGTACGCCTTTTCCATCTGCCTTTACATGAGCAAAAAAATAACCTTCGCCTATGTTTTCCATAAAAATCTTGCCACAATATTTTTTACCTTCTTGAACAATTATATTTATTTGATCAATAGAGAAAACCGGTCTTGGTAACAGCAATTCATAGTCTGCCTCAATGTATTCTTCAAAATCACAATCCATTATAAAAATCTCCTTGGTTTTGCTCTTACAATATATCCATGATGGGTGTTTTAAGGTATACTTATTATATCATTCCTCAAGGTTCCAAACAACGCATAGAGACGAATAGATTCTCTTGCAAACTTTTTATAACTGTGTATAATTAATCTCATCATCTCATGAGCAAATATAAGGAGGTTATCTCCATGGCTAATATTTTACAACATTTTCATGGTAGCGATTTAGAAAAAATTGCTGCTCACTATCATTTAATACCCTCTAACATTATTAATTTCAGTGGTAATGTGAACCCTCTTGGACTCTCAAACACCATACAGGAAGAGCTAGCAAGACAAATTCACCTAATTGCCGCCTACCCTGACCGAGACTACTTAAACCTCAGAAAAACTTTAGGGAAATATATTGGTGCTCCTTATGAAGATATTCTCGTTGGCAACGGCTCTACTGAACTCATTTCTTTATTTATTAAAGTACTTCATCCTCAGAATGCCCTAATTATTGGTCCAACTTATTCTGAGTATGAAAGAGAGATATTTATCAATGATGGAAAATCCAGATACTTTCCTCTACTTGAAGAAGATGACTTTAAAATTAATATTGAAAATCTAAAGCTACATTTATCCGAACAAACAGATTTATTGGTTATCTGTAACCCAAATAATCCCACATCGACGTCCATCATGAAAAGAGAAATGAGAGAAATTCTGGATTTCTGTCTGGAACAAGATGTTGATGTTGTTATTGATGAAACCTATGTGGAATTTGCTGAGGATGTTCATGATGTCTCGGCCGTATCGTTGACACCTTTTTATCAAAACCTTTTTATTATTCGAGGTGTATCTAAGTTCTATGCTGCTCCAGGATTAAGACTTGGTTATGGTATCAGTGGTAACAAAGCCCTTATTCATAAAATTAATGATCTAAAAAATCCCTGGACCATCAACTCCTTAGCTGCCTATGCGGGAGAACTTATGGTTCAAGACCTTGCTTATATCGATAAAAGTAGACGTCTCATCTCAACAGAGCGTCAACGTATCCTAAGTATTCTAAGTGATTGGACAACGGTCAAAGTTTATCCAGCAACGGCTAACTTTATATTAGTAAAGCTCTTAACACCCCACAACAGTTTCGATGTTTTCGAAAAGCTCATCCGGAAAAATCTCATGATACGCGATGCTTCGAGTTTTCCATTCTTATCCAATAAATTCTTAAGGTTTTGTATCTTATGTAAAGAAGATAATGATCTTCTACTGGATGAACTCTACCGTATTCTTCAAGATCACACTACAACAATAGGTTAAAAGGTCAAATAAAAACGGACACTCTTCTCATAAAGAGTGTCCGTTTTTATTCATATATTTTAATAACCTGTTCCTTTGGTTTTTTCATGTTTGACAATTGCGATACCGGCGGATGCACCTATACGTTCTGCACCGGCTTCAATCATCTTCATAGCTTGCTCATAATCTCGAATACCACCGGATGCCTTCACTTTACCTGCATTGCCAATGGTCTGTTTCATCAACGTAACATCTTCAACCGTTGCGCCACCTGTGCTAAAACCGGTACTTGTCTTAACAAAATCTGCACCTGCTGCCATCGACAACTCACAAGCTTTTACAATTTCATCTGATGACAATAGACAGGTTTCAAAAATCACCTTAACGAGGGCACCTTCTGCAGCTGTTACGACTGCTTTAATGTCTCTTTCAA from Petrocella atlantisensis includes:
- a CDS encoding Hsp70 family protein, whose protein sequence is MGTLKLEFEKGLFLGIDFGTTNTVVSVYDYDAGSVYTIPIDGQLIFPTAVQFEMDMEVPGKLNSIFGIQAKESAIIYPESTILSVKRLLGKDQPIQVVIEETTYDFKPEDIVAQILSFIKIKANDYIHEEKHVSGEFSGCVITVPANSTDKQKNKMRYAAMIAGFMEESIFLRLEPAAAAISYAQIATKNSHVLVYDFGGGTFDACLLNLKAIQDEEPEISITSTHGDNHLGGDDLDRLMMDMVYDAFLETTGHNIDLFDLSKDDGVSNQQKKMALVRMKQVANHAKEQLSKTTSTKIVLAPLLQEPEMINISLEISREAYYNHKRKHMLDESLEDFKQMQGFSVKDLVARTMACVDGCLEAAGLMPSEVDEVFLVGGSSAIVEVIDQIRNKFEKEPYKAMISPALSISQGAAYYCNMIMLPSIKGPKVFEKTVHPLGLEIAGRRFMEIIEANMPIPEEGLEIEGDELLYTNHDDITGMAIVVYEDTSVDSGKRLKFVTEKGMKRLGATTLKGIPKAPKGEEKVKVVFKVNRNHLLTVVATSTSTTGVETILAVDQLY
- a CDS encoding DUF5717 family protein, with protein sequence MDCDFEEYIEADYELLLPRPVFSIDQINIIVQEGKKYCGKIFMENIGEGYFFAHVKADGKGVRIENQRVEGNKTDLAYEVDANDYEIGEAIEGFILFTYQGGEKKIIIKGQINQVPTYPDQNIEPVEKISIAHSRSQKKAYQIVMSKKSYNCQEKARILIYNHEIYPITVKNSSRDKDLVVENPFITVEEMGYMDVKLKTSVFSRLRYGYYNRYLPVIEKSIVLEIHTEQGYEEVECTLTFTKFMDLYVEAKITSDAEFRQSLIEIHKLYTSYLLKQERHLLNKTIVVLKRAIAYHLTDINLRFFYIMLFMELDDVDEVNNQLLELSKYRQYYQDIDPKNHSELISTLYSWIKGDDVTEIIKHWPMTPMKQMFRMHLLSPTQLTFHDFEKLYLEGIRSPFLYAEATVLLNRKPMIPLGPSKFYRSLLRWALNKNMLSDKWIDLIENRYYQVLQTEILDSNLCYKLYTMRFSINLQKLLCTILIREKRMDSEAYAIYAAVLKANIFIKDLMTYYVKSAYSNRLNIEVENLTLMSVYQNLTHDEMAYCLKQYGEKSRPNESYYGMYRRLYYDFLPTCIHEDMNEDERVLVLKEIEYLLEKQQWVELKALIVNKGLKQLVLLDKTIIKDLLERGIDGLDFKWLEQQLGLKTIFTLISDVHYKIYVNVLLNQERFTELMMLEHNRLLHRDDGQILIGLLKRLREKKSDYAHGLAYRMNKLNIQHPIILETMAETFEDCLGPMLDLLSQMLTMGVPSKNYMERVLYKGVITRLEHERIYEAYLMYREKFDDQVVYEAMDRYYAARILIEETYGTHRLIEVYEEDIYKCRHSFPIGLALLKLYDHYGKKNEVISNNLVKNAVKNGIIFPWFANLAIPYLETSRFRKGTFFSYNCRSKMDVFMYYRADGQETYHMLKMKHVAFGLFIGYIVTFYMDHVDYYFVESSKDGESDITESHQFVQLKFLEPQNEWNGFDVINTIKMSQMMKDDDSLDKIMRHHIELRKTIRDTMEIL
- a CDS encoding pyridoxal phosphate-dependent aminotransferase translates to MANILQHFHGSDLEKIAAHYHLIPSNIINFSGNVNPLGLSNTIQEELARQIHLIAAYPDRDYLNLRKTLGKYIGAPYEDILVGNGSTELISLFIKVLHPQNALIIGPTYSEYEREIFINDGKSRYFPLLEEDDFKINIENLKLHLSEQTDLLVICNPNNPTSTSIMKREMREILDFCLEQDVDVVIDETYVEFAEDVHDVSAVSLTPFYQNLFIIRGVSKFYAAPGLRLGYGISGNKALIHKINDLKNPWTINSLAAYAGELMVQDLAYIDKSRRLISTERQRILSILSDWTTVKVYPATANFILVKLLTPHNSFDVFEKLIRKNLMIRDASSFPFLSNKFLRFCILCKEDNDLLLDELYRILQDHTTTIG
- the deoC gene encoding deoxyribose-phosphate aldolase; the protein is MNLAKYIDHTILKPDASRDEVEKICNEAKEYGFASVCVNVAHTKFVSEALKDSDVKTCTVVGFPLGAVLPEVKAYETKKAVENGSDEIDMVINIGALKDQDYELVERDIKAVVTAAEGALVKVIFETCLLSSDEIVKACELSMAAGADFVKTSTGFSTGGATVEDVTLMKQTIGNAGKVKASGGIRDYEQAMKMIEAGAERIGASAGIAIVKHEKTKGTGY